A single genomic interval of Lentimicrobium saccharophilum harbors:
- the rfbA gene encoding glucose-1-phosphate thymidylyltransferase RfbA, whose protein sequence is MKGIILAGGSGTRLHPLTLAVSKQLMPVYDKPMIYYPLSVLMMAGINEILIISTPHDLPNFEKLLGDGRSLGCSFSYAVQHEPNGLAQAFVIGAPFIGKDDAALILGDNIFYSSGLQNLLNECRQPEGGIVFAYHVADPERYGVVEFDASGTAVSIEEKPKKPRSNYAVPGLYFYDNSVVEVAAGIRPGARGEYEITDVNRYYLEQGRLRVKVMSRGTAWLDTGTFSSLLQASQFVEVIETRQGLKIGCIEEVAYRMGYINRSQLQAIAQPLLKSGYGDYLMRIP, encoded by the coding sequence ATGAAAGGCATCATACTGGCCGGCGGCTCAGGCACACGGCTTCACCCCCTCACACTGGCAGTCAGCAAGCAGCTAATGCCGGTTTACGACAAGCCCATGATCTATTATCCGCTGTCGGTACTGATGATGGCTGGTATCAATGAAATACTTATTATTTCAACGCCCCACGACCTTCCCAACTTCGAAAAGTTGCTGGGCGACGGACGTTCACTGGGCTGCAGCTTCAGTTATGCCGTTCAGCACGAGCCAAACGGCCTGGCCCAGGCTTTTGTGATCGGGGCGCCATTTATCGGTAAAGACGATGCGGCGCTGATCCTGGGGGATAATATTTTCTACAGCTCCGGATTGCAGAACCTGCTTAACGAGTGCCGGCAACCCGAAGGAGGCATTGTATTCGCCTACCATGTGGCAGATCCTGAGCGGTACGGCGTTGTTGAATTCGACGCCTCGGGAACTGCCGTTTCCATTGAGGAGAAGCCAAAGAAACCCCGGTCGAATTACGCGGTACCCGGGCTTTACTTTTACGACAACAGTGTTGTTGAAGTAGCCGCGGGCATCAGACCAGGTGCCAGGGGTGAATATGAAATTACCGATGTTAACCGGTACTATCTGGAACAAGGCAGACTCAGGGTAAAAGTGATGAGCCGCGGCACTGCCTGGCTCGATACGGGCACCTTCAGTTCACTGCTTCAGGCTTCACAGTTTGTGGAAGTGATAGAAACCCGGCAGGGGCTCAAAATCGGTTGCATTGAGGAAGTGGCCTACAGGATGGGTTACATCAACAGAAGCCAGTTACAGGCAATCGCCCAGCCATTGCTGAAAAGCGGATATGGCGATTACCTGATGAGGATTCCCTGA